A window of Umboniibacter marinipuniceus contains these coding sequences:
- the bamC gene encoding outer membrane protein assembly factor BamC → MIKVVSTTALAGSLALLSGCSFFGYENDFRDKGEDYQTAAAIEPLQVPQGYSDERIRDLFVVPEVPKQVDLADEDGDFIIPAPVPLNVERDLQKVKIQRLGERRWININVSASAVWPRLRAWMNSSGIDVVEANPETGEIQTVWLKFNDDEANKDRFKIFVEPGYQATTTEVRVLHSRAAVDADESSVAWPANSVDDSRESWMVDEIANALASQTDAETVSLLAQQIGGAPKSRMMPNATPPTLLLSVDFDRAWASLLGSIPGVDMTVVTRNREDGTISIQYHPQPEGAVHENGFFANLFSSSATIQVTELELLVQDIDGQVNVSVTQPGSEIAADLARQVLEKTRNQLR, encoded by the coding sequence ATGATAAAAGTTGTATCAACTACCGCGCTAGCAGGCTCGCTTGCTCTGCTGTCTGGATGTAGTTTCTTTGGTTATGAGAATGATTTTCGTGACAAAGGAGAGGATTATCAAACTGCTGCCGCTATTGAGCCGCTTCAGGTTCCGCAGGGTTATAGTGACGAAAGAATTAGAGATCTATTTGTAGTGCCTGAAGTTCCAAAGCAAGTTGACCTCGCTGATGAGGATGGGGATTTTATTATCCCAGCACCCGTTCCGTTGAATGTTGAGCGCGATCTGCAGAAGGTTAAAATTCAGCGTCTAGGTGAACGCCGTTGGATTAATATTAACGTTTCGGCTTCTGCAGTTTGGCCCAGACTTAGAGCTTGGATGAATAGCTCAGGTATTGATGTGGTTGAAGCGAACCCAGAGACGGGAGAAATTCAAACTGTCTGGCTAAAATTCAACGATGATGAAGCGAACAAAGATCGTTTCAAAATCTTCGTTGAGCCAGGATACCAAGCTACCACTACTGAGGTTAGGGTGCTACATAGTCGTGCAGCGGTAGATGCGGATGAGTCATCGGTAGCATGGCCTGCGAACTCGGTAGATGATTCGCGGGAATCTTGGATGGTTGATGAAATCGCTAATGCTTTGGCGTCGCAAACGGATGCGGAAACCGTCTCACTTCTGGCCCAACAGATTGGTGGCGCGCCTAAATCTAGAATGATGCCGAATGCCACACCGCCAACATTACTGCTCAGCGTCGACTTCGATCGTGCCTGGGCGTCGTTGTTAGGATCTATTCCTGGTGTCGACATGACGGTAGTTACTCGAAACCGTGAAGACGGCACTATTAGTATTCAGTATCACCCTCAGCCCGAAGGCGCGGTCCACGAAAATGGTTTTTTTGCTAATTTGTTCAGCTCTAGTGCAACCATCCAAGTGACCGAGCTTGAGCTTTTGGTGCAGGATATTGATGGCCAGGTTAATGTCTC
- the dapA gene encoding 4-hydroxy-tetrahydrodipicolinate synthase — MISGSMVALVTPMAANGEVDYEALARLVDWHEAEGTHCLVVAGTTGESATLDVNEHLEVIRFCQERVGSRVPIIAGTGANSTREAIHLTTRAQAFGVAACLLVTPYYNKPTQEGLFQHYQAVAAACPGDLILYNVPGRTAVDMSNETVLRLATIENIVGIKDATGELKRGIELVKAAPKGFVVYSGDDATAIDLILAGAKGDISVTANVAPKLMSKACELALAGDSEGAKAVDAKLSALHRDLFVEANPIPVKWALSQLGRCEATMRLPLTTLDSKFHGVVKSALKEAASIS; from the coding sequence ATGATTAGTGGCAGTATGGTTGCCCTAGTAACCCCAATGGCAGCAAACGGTGAGGTTGATTATGAAGCACTTGCCCGGTTAGTGGATTGGCACGAGGCCGAAGGTACTCATTGCTTAGTGGTTGCTGGAACAACGGGAGAGTCCGCGACGCTTGATGTGAATGAACACCTTGAGGTGATTCGTTTTTGTCAGGAGCGAGTGGGGTCGAGAGTTCCCATCATTGCTGGTACTGGTGCTAACTCTACTCGCGAGGCAATACATCTAACTACCCGAGCGCAAGCTTTCGGTGTAGCCGCCTGTCTATTAGTAACGCCTTACTACAACAAACCAACGCAGGAAGGATTGTTCCAACACTATCAGGCCGTTGCTGCGGCCTGTCCGGGGGATTTGATTCTGTATAATGTTCCTGGGAGAACCGCGGTAGATATGTCGAATGAGACAGTGCTGCGTTTGGCTACAATTGAAAATATTGTTGGCATTAAAGACGCGACCGGTGAGCTTAAGCGAGGCATTGAGCTGGTGAAAGCGGCGCCAAAGGGATTTGTAGTTTATTCGGGTGATGATGCAACGGCTATAGATCTTATCTTGGCGGGTGCTAAGGGAGATATTTCGGTCACCGCGAACGTTGCGCCAAAATTAATGTCTAAGGCCTGTGAATTAGCGCTTGCGGGAGATTCCGAAGGAGCAAAGGCCGTCGACGCTAAGTTGTCAGCCTTGCATCGCGATTTATTTGTTGAGGCCAATCCAATTCCCGTAAAATGGGCGTTAAGTCAGTTGGGGCGTTGCGAAGCAACGATGCGTTTGCCGCTAACAACACTGGATTCAAAATTTCATGGCGTGGTTAAGAGCGCACTAAAAGAAGCAGCCAGTATTAGCTAA
- a CDS encoding aldo/keto reductase → MQYNQLGASDLKVSKVCLGTMTFGEQNTAAEAFEQMDYAVEAGINLFDTAELYSIPPKAETQGSTETIIGKWIKARGTRDQIVLATKVVGRSKMDWFRGEESRLSRNHIRQAIEGSLTRLNTDYVDLYQLHWPDRRVPLFGSAQRFSAPQSNEISLAETLSALYELVDEGKVRHIGVSNETAWGVHEALRIAGLSNREPIVSIQNAYSLVNRTFEQGLAEFSMRSNVGLLAYSPLAQGYLTGKYRHGELPVNSRKALFGRMGRYESERGLKAVEDYHQLAASWGMTLLALAQSFVMSRPFLTSNIIGATSMAQLRENLQACELMLSQDQLQAIDDIHVDNPNPSP, encoded by the coding sequence ATGCAATATAACCAGCTTGGCGCGTCTGACCTGAAAGTGTCAAAAGTCTGTCTTGGCACCATGACCTTCGGAGAACAAAATACCGCTGCCGAGGCGTTCGAGCAGATGGATTATGCTGTTGAGGCAGGCATTAATTTATTTGATACGGCAGAGCTTTATTCTATTCCGCCTAAGGCCGAGACGCAGGGGTCTACTGAGACAATCATTGGTAAGTGGATCAAGGCGCGCGGAACTCGGGACCAAATTGTCCTGGCCACCAAGGTCGTAGGGCGAAGCAAGATGGATTGGTTTCGCGGTGAAGAAAGTCGTCTGAGCAGGAATCATATCCGACAAGCCATTGAGGGGAGTCTAACGCGCCTGAATACGGACTACGTTGACCTCTATCAATTACACTGGCCCGATAGGCGAGTGCCGCTCTTCGGGTCTGCCCAACGCTTTAGCGCGCCGCAAAGCAACGAGATAAGTTTAGCCGAGACGCTCTCGGCGCTCTATGAGCTGGTAGATGAAGGTAAGGTTCGTCACATTGGGGTGTCCAATGAGACGGCTTGGGGTGTTCATGAAGCGTTGCGTATAGCGGGACTGAGCAATCGCGAGCCCATTGTCTCGATTCAGAATGCCTATAGTTTGGTGAATCGGACGTTCGAGCAAGGTTTGGCGGAATTTTCAATGCGCTCGAATGTGGGGCTGCTGGCCTACTCCCCGTTAGCTCAGGGCTATCTAACGGGTAAATATCGTCACGGCGAGCTGCCAGTTAATTCCAGAAAGGCACTATTTGGAAGGATGGGGCGCTATGAGAGCGAACGCGGCTTGAAAGCGGTAGAGGACTACCATCAGCTTGCAGCTAGCTGGGGAATGACGCTGCTAGCACTAGCACAGTCATTCGTCATGTCTCGCCCCTTTCTCACCAGTAACATTATTGGTGCCACATCCATGGCCCAGCTTAGGGAAAACCTTCAGGCCTGTGAGTTGATGCTCAGTCAGGATCAACTCCAAGCCATCGACGATATTCATGTCGATAACCCAAACCCATCACCTTAA
- the gloA gene encoding lactoylglutathione lyase — translation MQLLHTMIRVGNLEKSIAFYTEVLGMKLLRKSDNEAYKYTLAFVGYGEESDGAAVIELTYNWGVDEYEMGTAFGHLAIAHPDIYALSKELKAAGANVVREPGPVLGGSTHIAFVEDPDGYKIELIQRDQMTNSIG, via the coding sequence ATGCAGTTACTTCATACCATGATTCGTGTGGGCAACTTAGAAAAATCAATTGCGTTTTACACTGAAGTACTTGGCATGAAACTGTTGCGCAAGAGCGACAATGAAGCCTATAAGTACACGCTAGCATTTGTTGGTTATGGCGAGGAGTCTGATGGCGCAGCGGTGATTGAACTAACCTATAACTGGGGTGTTGATGAGTACGAGATGGGAACTGCCTTTGGGCATCTAGCCATTGCCCACCCAGATATCTATGCCTTGAGTAAGGAGCTGAAAGCAGCGGGCGCTAATGTGGTTAGAGAGCCCGGCCCAGTGCTTGGCGGATCAACACATATTGCCTTTGTAGAGGATCCCGACGGTTACAAAATTGAACTCATTCAGCGCGATCAAATGACCAATTCCATCGGATAG
- a CDS encoding MBL fold metallo-hydrolase: MQCFTAPNPGPMTGPGTNTWVLGKGPFVVIDPGPNHAEHLEALYRSCNEDIALIVLTHTHRDHAAGAAALRGMTGAPVLGMTLSPDDGHQELSALPLLPVSKLAEFAIPGVTLTAIHTPGHVANHQCYYHQESKMMFVGDHMMNGSTVVIIPPAGHMASYLASLRALVNYPMSSIGPGHGDVITEPNDEIERLIHHRLTREQKVLGVLSDQWLTLDQILERVYDDIDPALLPVARLSLTAHLIKLCEDGKASKQDGEHWLLGSDTWRLN; the protein is encoded by the coding sequence GTGCAGTGCTTTACTGCACCAAATCCAGGGCCCATGACGGGGCCTGGTACCAACACTTGGGTCCTTGGTAAAGGGCCCTTTGTGGTTATTGATCCCGGCCCCAATCATGCGGAGCACCTCGAAGCACTTTATCGTTCCTGTAACGAGGATATTGCCCTAATCGTATTGACCCACACTCATCGAGATCACGCTGCAGGTGCCGCTGCCCTGAGAGGAATGACCGGTGCTCCAGTTCTGGGGATGACTTTAAGCCCGGACGACGGTCATCAAGAATTAAGTGCTTTGCCATTACTTCCAGTCAGCAAACTCGCTGAATTCGCTATTCCTGGTGTCACACTCACCGCTATCCATACCCCAGGTCACGTTGCTAATCATCAATGTTACTATCATCAAGAGTCAAAGATGATGTTTGTCGGTGATCATATGATGAACGGCTCAACGGTTGTAATTATTCCGCCCGCAGGTCACATGGCCAGCTACTTGGCAAGTCTTCGTGCGCTAGTTAATTACCCAATGAGTTCAATTGGCCCTGGTCATGGTGATGTCATCACTGAACCAAATGATGAAATTGAGCGTTTAATCCATCATCGTTTGACGCGTGAGCAGAAGGTGTTAGGAGTGCTGAGTGATCAGTGGTTAACACTCGATCAGATACTTGAACGGGTTTATGATGACATAGATCCCGCGCTTTTGCCTGTGGCACGGCTCTCTTTAACGGCGCACCTCATTAAGCTGTGTGAAGACGGCAAAGCGAGTAAACAAGACGGAGAACACTGGTTGCTAGGATCCGATACCTGGCGCTTGAATTAG
- the fabV gene encoding enoyl-ACP reductase FabV: MIIKAKTRGFICTNAHPVGCEQNVRNQIAYVKNQGQIDGAPKRVLVLGSSTGYGLASRISAAFGAGAKTMGVFFEKEPSEKRTATAGWYNTAAFHKAAEEEGLYARSFNGDAFSNEMKSDVINAIKEDFGQVDLVVYSLAAPRRQHPDTGEVFNSVLKPIGQSVTKQGVDTNKDQITEFSLDQASQEEIDQTVAVMGGDDWQRWMTALADAGVLADNAKTTAYTYLGERVTWDIYWHGTIGAAKKDLDRAAKDITEQLTNIGATAHVSVLKAVVTQASSAIPIMPLYLALLFKIMKEEGTHEGCIEQVYRLFNECLYNQAPRLDDENRYRVDELELTPHVQQEVEALWAKVTTDNLKEISDYSGYKTEFLRLFGFEVEGVDYDADVSPLADIQLG, encoded by the coding sequence ATGATAATTAAGGCAAAAACTCGCGGTTTTATCTGCACTAACGCCCACCCTGTTGGCTGTGAGCAGAATGTTCGCAACCAAATTGCTTACGTTAAAAACCAAGGGCAGATAGATGGAGCGCCGAAGCGCGTATTGGTTTTGGGGTCTTCTACCGGTTACGGTTTGGCCTCACGAATCAGCGCTGCTTTTGGTGCAGGCGCAAAGACTATGGGCGTCTTTTTTGAAAAGGAACCTTCTGAGAAGCGAACCGCCACTGCTGGCTGGTACAACACCGCAGCTTTTCATAAAGCGGCTGAAGAAGAGGGGTTATACGCACGCTCCTTTAACGGTGATGCCTTTTCGAATGAAATGAAGTCTGATGTGATCAATGCAATCAAAGAGGACTTTGGCCAAGTTGATCTAGTAGTTTATTCACTCGCTGCGCCTCGACGTCAGCATCCCGATACGGGCGAAGTCTTTAATTCGGTGTTAAAGCCAATTGGCCAATCGGTGACGAAGCAGGGCGTAGATACCAATAAAGATCAAATCACTGAGTTCTCATTAGACCAAGCGTCGCAGGAAGAAATTGATCAGACTGTTGCCGTAATGGGTGGTGATGACTGGCAGCGTTGGATGACAGCGCTTGCTGATGCTGGCGTGTTAGCGGATAACGCTAAGACCACCGCCTATACCTACCTAGGTGAGCGTGTCACGTGGGATATCTATTGGCATGGCACTATTGGGGCGGCCAAGAAAGATTTGGACCGCGCAGCAAAAGACATCACTGAGCAACTCACTAACATCGGCGCAACCGCTCATGTTAGTGTGTTGAAAGCGGTGGTCACTCAAGCGAGCTCCGCCATTCCAATCATGCCACTCTATCTGGCACTGCTGTTTAAGATTATGAAGGAAGAGGGTACTCACGAAGGCTGTATCGAGCAGGTTTATCGCCTCTTCAATGAATGTCTTTATAATCAAGCGCCGCGTTTAGATGACGAAAATCGTTACCGTGTTGATGAGTTGGAACTGACCCCTCATGTACAACAGGAAGTTGAAGCGCTTTGGGCGAAAGTGACCACTGATAACCTCAAGGAAATTAGTGATTATTCCGGTTACAAAACGGAGTTCTTGCGTCTATTTGGCTTCGAGGTAGAAGGTGTTGATTACGACGCGGATGTGAGTCCTCTCGCGGACATCCAGCTTGGTTAA
- the aceF gene encoding dihydrolipoyllysine-residue acetyltransferase — protein MAIEQVLIPDLGGADGVDVIELCVAVGDSVEIEDSLIVVETDKASLDVPSTVAGIVKAIHVAEGAKVNEGDVCVDIETSAAAESAPAEEVAVQPAPAVAAASEEVETAPVAVAASSPAELEIKVPDLGGADGVDVIEVCVAVGDEVSEGDSLIVLETDKASMEIPAEHSGKIIAFSVNEGDKVNEGQVIGSLQVEGAATAVSEPAVAAPAAASTAAKEVRNVPVPVAAKLPPAATGAGKSNRDSHAGPAVRKLARELGVDLTLISPTGPRGRILKDDLHDFVKGAMKQLAEGGAASSSVAGGATGIPPRPTVDFAKFGDISVEPLSKIDKLTALNMQRSWLNVPHVTQFDDADITDLEEFRKSLKAEGEKRGVKVTPVAFLIKAVASALAQNPKFNSSLDAAMENRITKGYVNVGMAVDTPRGLVVPVIKDADKKGLWEIAADVIELSIKARDGKLKPNEMQGGCFTVSSLGAMGGTGFTPIVNTPEVGILGVSKAQIKPVWNGSEFVPRQMLPLALSYDHCAINGGDAGRFMTTIVAELSDVRRLILN, from the coding sequence ATGGCAATTGAACAGGTTCTAATCCCTGACTTGGGTGGCGCAGATGGCGTCGACGTTATCGAGTTGTGTGTAGCAGTTGGTGATAGCGTAGAAATCGAAGATTCTTTGATCGTTGTAGAGACTGACAAAGCATCACTGGATGTGCCGTCAACGGTAGCGGGGATTGTTAAGGCGATCCACGTTGCTGAAGGTGCCAAGGTAAATGAAGGTGACGTTTGCGTAGATATCGAAACGTCGGCGGCCGCTGAGTCAGCGCCGGCTGAAGAGGTGGCGGTACAGCCAGCCCCTGCGGTCGCGGCAGCGTCTGAAGAAGTTGAGACGGCTCCGGTAGCCGTTGCAGCTTCGTCGCCTGCTGAGCTCGAAATTAAAGTGCCTGATCTAGGTGGCGCAGACGGCGTTGATGTGATTGAAGTCTGTGTTGCAGTTGGCGACGAAGTCAGTGAGGGTGATTCACTCATAGTCTTGGAAACAGACAAGGCCTCTATGGAAATCCCTGCAGAGCATTCAGGCAAGATCATTGCCTTCTCTGTGAATGAAGGTGACAAGGTTAACGAAGGTCAAGTCATTGGCAGTTTGCAGGTTGAGGGTGCGGCAACAGCGGTCTCAGAGCCTGCCGTCGCAGCTCCAGCTGCCGCAAGTACAGCAGCCAAGGAAGTGCGAAATGTTCCAGTTCCAGTAGCTGCTAAGCTTCCTCCAGCAGCCACGGGAGCGGGGAAGTCAAATCGTGACTCTCACGCTGGTCCAGCTGTCCGTAAACTGGCGCGTGAGCTTGGTGTTGATTTGACTTTGATTTCGCCAACGGGGCCGCGCGGCCGAATCTTGAAAGATGACCTTCATGATTTTGTAAAAGGCGCGATGAAGCAGCTTGCCGAAGGCGGTGCAGCTAGCTCGTCGGTCGCTGGTGGTGCAACAGGCATACCGCCTCGCCCTACCGTTGACTTTGCTAAGTTCGGTGACATCTCAGTGGAACCGCTCAGTAAAATTGACAAGTTAACGGCCCTCAACATGCAGCGTTCGTGGTTGAATGTCCCGCATGTTACCCAGTTCGATGATGCAGATATCACTGACTTAGAAGAGTTCCGGAAATCATTGAAGGCCGAGGGTGAAAAACGCGGCGTGAAAGTGACTCCAGTGGCTTTCTTAATTAAGGCTGTCGCTTCGGCGCTGGCGCAGAATCCTAAGTTCAATTCGTCCCTCGATGCGGCGATGGAGAATCGAATTACCAAGGGTTACGTTAACGTTGGTATGGCGGTTGATACGCCTCGCGGACTTGTGGTGCCTGTGATTAAGGATGCTGACAAGAAAGGACTGTGGGAAATTGCGGCGGATGTGATCGAGCTATCCATCAAGGCACGTGATGGTAAACTCAAGCCAAACGAAATGCAGGGCGGTTGTTTCACTGTTTCAAGCTTGGGTGCCATGGGCGGAACAGGCTTCACTCCTATCGTGAATACACCGGAAGTAGGCATTTTGGGCGTGTCCAAAGCGCAGATTAAGCCGGTGTGGAATGGCTCGGAATTCGTACCTCGTCAAATGCTACCGTTGGCACTTAGTTATGATCATTGTGCTATTAATGGCGGCGACGCGGGTCGATTTATGACCACTATTGTTGCTGAACTCAGTGATGTGCGTAGGTTAATTCTGAACTAA
- the aceE gene encoding pyruvate dehydrogenase (acetyl-transferring), homodimeric type: MQEDLDPIETQEWLDAFDSMLQSSGRGRAAYVLKQLSNRAFGQGIKMPQAVTTPYRNSIPLDEERKMPGDVFIERRIRSLIRWNALAMVMRSNDNDEGLGGHIASFSSAATLYDVGFNYFFRGNEGERMGDLIFVQGHSSPGMYARSFLEGRLDESQLDNFRREVDGNGLSSYPHPWLMPDYWQFPTVSMGLGPLQAIYQAHLMKYQSKRGLVDHGDRQVWAYLGDGECDEPETLGCISLAGREKLDNLNFVINCNLQRLDGPVRGNGKIIQELEGVFRGAGWNVIKVVWGRHWDPLLAADDKGLLQKRMDEVCDGELQNYKNNGGAYTREHFFGKYPELLEMVEHLSDKDIMYLNRGGHDPYKVYAAYAQAVATKDQPTVILAQTVKGYGMGGSGESMNDTHSVKKLSIEDLRNFRDRFDIPLSDAEIESVPYYRPSPDSPEMVYMNKRREELGGTLPQRLHEVETLPTPELSAFSNLTKGSGEREISTTMAFVRALSTLIKDKTIGKRIVPIVPDEARTFGMEGLFRQVGIYSSVGQRYTPHDKDQIMFYKEDEKGQILEEGINEAGAMSAWLAAATSYSTHGYPMVPFYIYYSMFGFQRIGDLAWAAGDSQARGFLIGATSGRTTLNGEGLQHQDGHSHLQAATIPNCISYDPTYAYELAVIIRDGMHRMYELQESKFYYITTMNENWAQPEMPADCEEGIIKGLYRLEQETGKQKLAVQLMGSGAILREVREAATLLRDEFDVDVTVWSMTSANELRRDGLACERHNRLHPGAKKQQQPWITQQLDSARGPVVAATDYMKLYSDQLGQFIPREFTALGTDGFGRSDTRAKLRKFFEVDRWFIVIAALDRLAKQGDIKASVVKDAMKRYGIDADKIDPTTV; encoded by the coding sequence ATTCAAGAAGATCTAGATCCAATCGAAACTCAAGAATGGTTGGATGCGTTTGATTCTATGCTGCAAAGTAGCGGCCGAGGTCGAGCAGCTTATGTATTAAAGCAACTTTCGAATCGTGCCTTTGGGCAGGGCATAAAGATGCCTCAGGCGGTTACCACACCATATCGCAATTCTATCCCGCTAGACGAAGAGCGGAAAATGCCAGGGGATGTGTTCATCGAGCGTCGTATCCGCTCACTCATTCGCTGGAACGCACTGGCGATGGTAATGCGTTCGAATGATAACGATGAAGGCCTTGGTGGTCATATCGCTTCGTTCTCTTCTGCTGCAACACTCTACGACGTTGGTTTCAACTACTTCTTCCGTGGCAACGAAGGCGAGCGCATGGGCGATCTCATTTTCGTTCAGGGCCATAGTTCGCCAGGTATGTATGCACGCTCGTTCCTTGAGGGGCGTTTAGATGAGTCACAGCTAGATAATTTCCGACGCGAAGTAGACGGCAACGGACTTTCTTCGTACCCGCACCCTTGGTTGATGCCAGATTACTGGCAGTTCCCTACGGTTTCTATGGGCTTGGGTCCACTTCAAGCAATCTACCAAGCACACCTTATGAAATACCAGTCCAAGCGTGGTTTGGTTGATCATGGAGATCGTCAGGTTTGGGCGTACCTTGGAGATGGTGAGTGTGATGAGCCAGAAACCTTAGGTTGTATCTCGCTAGCTGGTCGTGAAAAACTCGACAACCTTAACTTCGTTATCAACTGTAATCTTCAGCGCCTGGACGGCCCGGTCCGTGGTAATGGCAAGATTATCCAGGAGCTCGAAGGCGTATTCCGTGGTGCTGGCTGGAATGTTATCAAGGTCGTCTGGGGGCGTCATTGGGATCCTCTACTTGCCGCTGATGACAAAGGTCTTCTACAGAAGCGCATGGACGAAGTATGTGACGGTGAGTTGCAGAACTACAAGAACAATGGTGGCGCCTACACGCGTGAGCATTTCTTCGGCAAATACCCTGAGTTGTTAGAGATGGTTGAACACCTATCTGACAAAGACATCATGTATTTAAACCGTGGGGGACATGACCCGTACAAGGTCTATGCAGCTTACGCCCAGGCGGTGGCAACGAAGGATCAACCAACGGTTATCCTGGCGCAGACCGTCAAAGGCTACGGCATGGGTGGAAGTGGTGAGTCGATGAACGATACTCACTCGGTTAAAAAGCTTTCAATCGAGGATCTTCGCAACTTCCGTGACCGTTTCGATATTCCACTAAGCGACGCTGAAATTGAGTCGGTGCCTTACTATCGTCCGTCGCCGGATAGCCCTGAGATGGTTTACATGAATAAGCGCCGTGAAGAACTTGGTGGCACACTGCCGCAGCGTCTTCACGAAGTGGAAACATTGCCCACGCCAGAGCTATCAGCATTCAGTAACCTAACTAAAGGCAGTGGAGAGCGTGAAATCTCTACCACTATGGCCTTTGTACGTGCCCTTTCTACGCTAATTAAAGACAAGACAATTGGTAAGCGAATCGTGCCAATTGTCCCTGACGAAGCGCGAACTTTCGGTATGGAAGGCCTGTTCCGCCAAGTTGGTATTTACTCCTCGGTGGGGCAGCGTTACACCCCGCACGATAAAGACCAAATCATGTTCTACAAGGAAGATGAAAAGGGTCAAATTCTAGAAGAGGGCATCAATGAAGCAGGCGCGATGTCGGCTTGGTTGGCAGCGGCTACAAGCTATTCCACACACGGTTATCCGATGGTGCCTTTCTATATTTACTACTCAATGTTTGGTTTCCAGCGTATCGGTGACTTAGCTTGGGCAGCGGGTGACTCACAGGCGCGCGGCTTCCTAATTGGTGCAACCTCAGGAAGAACCACATTGAATGGTGAGGGTCTACAGCACCAAGATGGACATAGTCATTTACAGGCGGCTACGATTCCAAATTGCATCAGCTATGACCCAACCTATGCATACGAATTGGCGGTGATCATTCGCGATGGTATGCACCGCATGTACGAATTGCAGGAGAGCAAGTTTTATTACATCACCACGATGAATGAAAACTGGGCACAACCTGAAATGCCGGCGGATTGCGAAGAAGGAATCATCAAAGGCCTCTATCGTCTCGAGCAAGAAACTGGAAAGCAGAAGCTAGCCGTCCAGCTCATGGGGTCGGGAGCCATTCTTCGAGAAGTCCGTGAAGCAGCCACGCTACTACGCGATGAGTTTGATGTTGATGTAACGGTCTGGTCGATGACGTCCGCGAATGAACTTCGCCGTGACGGATTGGCTTGTGAGCGTCATAACCGTCTTCACCCTGGAGCGAAGAAACAACAGCAGCCGTGGATTACACAGCAGCTAGATTCGGCTCGCGGACCTGTGGTTGCAGCAACGGATTATATGAAGCTCTACAGTGATCAGTTAGGTCAGTTTATTCCTCGTGAATTTACCGCACTAGGCACTGATGGCTTTGGGCGTTCGGATACCCGTGCTAAGTTGCGTAAGTTCTTCGAAGTTGACCGTTGGTTCATTGTGATTGCTGCACTAGATCGTTTGGCGAAGCAAGGTGACATCAAGGCTTCGGTAGTGAAAGACGCAATGAAGCGCTATGGCATTGACGCCGACAAAATTGATCCAACCACGGTTTAA
- a CDS encoding AI-2E family transporter: MSFVGHIKSWFDRVFAEEEALTIVALILLAIVIMSYLGSYIAPLLAAVVISFLLDGFVKPLVKIGLARGYAVYLVYAVFVGVMVGLVFVLFPEIWRQLSSLVNAAPAIVGELQAGAVHLSEQYPQYLSRSHLDEMFSSASGEVGQLTQKALAYSVSGLQGVMTVAIYLVLVPILVFFMLRDQAAIGSWFEGFLPSRRSRLTTIWGEFIAQCGNYARGKVVEIVVVGLVSFITFSVLGLSYAALLGFLVGLSVIIPFLGAAVVTIPVMLVGYFQWGVSTELLALFVAYSIIQFLDGNVLVPLLFSEAVKIHPVGIIAAVLIFGGLWGIWGVFFAIPLATLIKALINSWPSEAKRANEEST; the protein is encoded by the coding sequence ATGTCATTTGTAGGTCATATCAAGTCTTGGTTCGATCGTGTTTTTGCGGAAGAGGAGGCGTTAACTATCGTTGCGCTTATTTTGCTCGCGATAGTTATCATGTCCTATCTTGGTTCCTATATTGCTCCGCTACTTGCAGCCGTAGTCATTAGTTTCTTACTCGATGGTTTTGTGAAGCCTCTGGTCAAAATCGGCCTAGCTCGCGGGTACGCCGTTTACCTTGTCTACGCTGTCTTCGTAGGGGTGATGGTCGGTTTAGTCTTTGTCCTATTTCCCGAAATCTGGCGACAACTTAGTTCGTTAGTTAATGCTGCGCCGGCAATTGTTGGTGAGCTCCAAGCTGGTGCTGTTCATTTGAGTGAACAGTACCCGCAATACTTATCTCGGTCGCACCTTGATGAGATGTTTTCATCGGCCTCGGGCGAAGTTGGTCAGTTGACTCAGAAAGCATTGGCGTACAGCGTAAGTGGCTTACAGGGGGTGATGACGGTAGCGATCTATCTCGTACTGGTACCCATTTTAGTGTTCTTTATGCTCAGAGATCAGGCGGCTATTGGCAGCTGGTTTGAGGGGTTCTTGCCAAGTCGTCGCTCTCGCCTCACTACCATCTGGGGCGAATTTATCGCCCAATGTGGCAACTACGCTCGGGGTAAGGTGGTTGAGATTGTTGTCGTGGGGCTTGTGAGCTTCATTACCTTCAGCGTACTTGGCTTGAGTTATGCTGCGTTGCTCGGTTTTTTGGTTGGTCTATCCGTTATCATTCCCTTTTTAGGGGCGGCCGTTGTTACTATCCCGGTAATGTTGGTGGGGTATTTTCAGTGGGGGGTATCCACCGAGCTCCTTGCGCTTTTCGTCGCCTATTCAATTATTCAGTTCCTAGACGGCAATGTGCTTGTGCCACTGTTGTTTTCGGAAGCGGTTAAGATCCACCCCGTAGGGATCATTGCAGCCGTGCTGATCTTTGGTGGTCTTTGGGGAATTTGGGGCGTGTTCTTCGCAATCCCTTTAGCCACCTTGATAAAAGCCTTAATTAATTCGTGGCCCTCCGAGGCGAAGCGCGCAAACGAAGAGTCCACCTGA